One genomic window of Vibrio rhizosphaerae includes the following:
- a CDS encoding NAD-glutamate dehydrogenase, with translation MGSRDTLQPVLVEKVYQLIQSKLESEQHSVVKQLAQHLFNNVSQDDLIDRTESDLYGAVISLWHHLNEAKVTEQSVKVFNPVVSKHGWQSTHTIIEVVVPDTPFLVDSIKMVLNRLDLACHIMLHGPAQIQRDENNKIIAIGQHEGELHSMFHIEVDRLTDSQKIKHLRDEVIRVIADTALVVRDWSPMVEQLNRVIQQLEKQKKQLPVDEGRFVETIEFLRWLANHNFTFMGYKEYDLIDTSEGGELRPTDALGLGLFSDPKRVRGVKLSDFSDSARLEATKPFLLIMTKGNGQSRIHRPAYTDYIGIKKFDKNGKVIGEHRFTGLYTSAVYNQTIESIPLIRDKVGRILTASGYREGAYSYKALHNILENYPRDELLQANEEELLEVGMGVVQMQDRDLLRLFVRKDPFGRFFSCMVYVARDRHTTELRKKTQAVLADYFGSKQPVDYTVYFSESPLARTHYIVRVDNNNMDVDVKRIEQNLMEASTSWDDRLSEAIVANLGESKGLPLSKEYMQSFPRSYKEAMMPSTAVADIERLESLSEDHKLDMLFYRPQEEDRHSKVVKLKLYHRDEPIHLSDVMPMLENLGLRVIGESPYEVDKSNGQTYWILDFSMLHKTDMAIDIRESRDRFQQAFAAIWRGELDNDGFNRLVLSASLTGREVSILRAYARYMRQVGFPFSQQYIEDTLNHYPQLAKGLVGLFTARFNPALDEQKRVRAFDKLVNELSAQLEDVESLDDDRILRRYMEMIQATLRTNYFQLDDQGQSKPWLSMKLSPRDIPDIPAPVPAYEIFVYAPDVEGVHLRGGKVARGGLRWSDRLEDYRTEILGLVKAQQVKNTVIVPVGAKGGFICKKQYLFSNRDEIFAEGQRCYRQFIQGLLDITDNIKEGEIVPPAHVVRHDPDDPYLVVAADKGTATFSDIANSVSETYDFWLGDAFASGGSNGYDHKAMGITAKGGWESVKRHFRELGIDCQSSEFTAIGIGDMAGDVFGNGMLLSQHTRLLAAFNHLHIFLDPDPDPAQSWQERDRLFKMPRSSWEDYDQKLISKGGGVFSRKAKSITLSSEVRTMLKTDQKRLAPNDLIRLILKMDVDLLWNGGIGTYVKASQETDADVGDRANDAVRINGADLQAKIVGEGGNLGLTQLGRIEYSLKGGRINTDFVDNVGGVDCSDNEVNIKIFLNTLVAHGELTMKKRNQLLQSMQDEVGEIVLADAYQQAESISVAEVQGVAQVKEQIRFIHALEKSGALDRALEYLPDDETLLEREKQEVGLTRPELSVLIAYAKMVLKEQLADERIAGDSYHAAQLMQYFPSELRRNYAELLPTHPLRIEIIATALANQMVNEMGCNFVSRLQDETGAGVVEITNAYCAARDIYNLDQIMEKIRGLDNQATTGAQYEVLGVVRRFLRRLSRWILRNHMGKKSVNELIELYKDDVQKIAAHLNEALVGREISDHDALANRWIGQGIDEDMAHYVSRLSSLNSALDICVVAREKGITVQQTAKLYFHLGVRLSLHWFLEQINHQAVDNNWQTLARAAFREDLDWQQRQLTSQVLSCGCLGESFDEIELLEQWIEVNQVALQRWENILNEFKVGAVHEFAKFSVALRELTLLNLNCSTNE, from the coding sequence ATGGGTTCCCGTGACACATTACAGCCAGTTTTAGTCGAGAAAGTGTATCAACTGATTCAGTCGAAGTTAGAGTCTGAACAACATTCAGTTGTTAAGCAGTTAGCGCAGCATCTTTTTAATAACGTTTCTCAGGATGACCTGATTGATCGAACGGAATCCGATCTCTATGGGGCAGTGATTAGTCTTTGGCACCATTTGAATGAAGCCAAAGTCACAGAACAGTCTGTTAAAGTTTTTAATCCGGTGGTCAGCAAACATGGTTGGCAATCGACACATACCATTATTGAAGTCGTTGTTCCCGATACACCGTTTTTGGTTGATTCGATCAAAATGGTGTTGAACCGTCTTGATCTGGCCTGCCACATCATGTTGCATGGTCCTGCTCAGATCCAGCGTGATGAAAATAATAAAATTATTGCAATCGGTCAGCATGAGGGAGAGTTACATTCGATGTTTCATATCGAGGTTGACCGATTAACCGATAGTCAAAAGATAAAACATTTGCGTGATGAAGTGATCCGTGTAATTGCGGATACGGCATTAGTGGTCAGAGACTGGTCGCCGATGGTGGAACAGCTCAACCGTGTCATTCAACAACTGGAAAAACAGAAAAAACAACTGCCGGTTGATGAAGGACGTTTCGTCGAAACCATCGAGTTCTTACGTTGGTTAGCCAATCATAATTTCACCTTTATGGGCTACAAAGAGTACGATTTGATCGATACATCGGAAGGCGGGGAATTGAGACCGACCGATGCGCTCGGACTTGGGCTTTTTTCTGATCCAAAGCGGGTGAGAGGGGTCAAACTTTCAGATTTTTCTGATTCAGCACGTTTGGAAGCCACCAAACCATTTTTGTTGATCATGACGAAAGGCAATGGCCAGTCTCGGATCCATCGTCCGGCTTATACCGATTATATCGGGATCAAAAAGTTTGATAAAAATGGCAAAGTGATCGGGGAACACCGTTTTACCGGCTTATACACTTCAGCCGTCTATAACCAAACGATCGAAAGTATTCCGCTGATCCGTGATAAGGTCGGTCGGATCCTGACTGCCAGTGGTTATCGCGAGGGCGCTTATTCGTATAAAGCGTTGCATAACATTCTCGAAAATTATCCACGGGATGAACTGTTACAGGCCAATGAGGAAGAGTTACTCGAAGTCGGTATGGGCGTGGTTCAAATGCAGGATCGGGATCTGTTGCGGTTGTTTGTGCGTAAAGATCCGTTTGGACGCTTCTTTAGTTGCATGGTTTATGTCGCGAGAGATCGACATACGACTGAACTGAGGAAAAAAACGCAAGCGGTGCTCGCTGATTATTTTGGTTCAAAACAACCTGTTGATTATACAGTCTATTTTTCAGAGAGTCCGTTAGCTCGCACGCATTATATTGTACGTGTTGATAACAATAATATGGATGTTGATGTGAAAAGAATAGAGCAGAACCTCATGGAAGCGTCGACCAGTTGGGATGACCGCTTATCTGAAGCGATTGTGGCGAATTTAGGCGAGAGTAAAGGATTACCCCTGTCGAAAGAATATATGCAATCTTTTCCGCGTTCTTACAAAGAAGCCATGATGCCAAGTACGGCAGTGGCGGATATTGAACGGCTGGAATCGCTGAGTGAAGATCATAAATTGGATATGCTGTTCTATCGTCCGCAGGAAGAAGATCGCCATTCCAAAGTTGTCAAACTGAAACTTTACCATCGCGATGAACCGATTCATTTATCCGATGTGATGCCGATGCTTGAAAATCTCGGATTACGGGTCATCGGTGAATCCCCGTATGAGGTGGATAAGTCTAACGGTCAGACCTATTGGATCCTTGATTTCTCTATGCTGCATAAAACGGATATGGCGATTGATATTCGTGAGTCAAGAGATCGTTTCCAACAAGCCTTTGCCGCGATCTGGCGTGGTGAACTTGATAATGACGGATTTAACCGTTTGGTCTTGAGTGCTTCGCTGACGGGAAGAGAAGTTTCTATTCTGAGAGCTTATGCCCGATATATGCGCCAAGTCGGTTTCCCATTCAGTCAACAATATATTGAAGATACACTGAACCATTACCCTCAGCTGGCCAAAGGTCTTGTCGGTCTTTTCACGGCACGTTTCAATCCGGCTTTGGATGAGCAGAAACGTGTCCGGGCATTTGATAAATTGGTGAATGAACTTTCAGCCCAGCTTGAAGATGTTGAAAGCCTCGATGATGACCGTATTTTACGTCGCTATATGGAAATGATTCAGGCCACATTACGGACCAATTACTTCCAGCTTGATGATCAAGGCCAGTCGAAACCTTGGTTGTCGATGAAACTGAGTCCGCGTGATATTCCTGACATTCCTGCACCGGTGCCAGCTTATGAGATTTTTGTTTATGCCCCCGATGTTGAAGGTGTGCATTTACGTGGCGGTAAAGTTGCCCGGGGGGGATTGCGTTGGTCGGATCGACTTGAAGACTACCGGACAGAAATTCTGGGGTTAGTCAAAGCCCAACAAGTAAAAAATACGGTGATTGTTCCTGTTGGTGCCAAAGGTGGCTTCATCTGTAAAAAGCAGTATTTGTTTAGTAACCGCGATGAGATTTTTGCGGAAGGACAACGGTGTTATCGCCAGTTTATTCAGGGATTACTGGATATCACGGACAATATTAAGGAAGGCGAGATCGTGCCTCCGGCCCATGTGGTGCGACATGATCCTGATGACCCATATCTGGTTGTTGCAGCAGATAAAGGAACGGCAACATTTTCTGATATTGCCAATTCTGTTTCTGAAACCTACGACTTTTGGTTAGGGGATGCATTTGCATCCGGTGGCTCGAATGGCTATGACCACAAGGCGATGGGGATCACTGCGAAAGGGGGATGGGAGTCGGTGAAACGCCATTTCCGCGAATTAGGCATTGATTGCCAGTCTTCTGAATTTACTGCCATCGGGATTGGTGACATGGCAGGGGATGTATTCGGGAACGGCATGTTGTTATCACAACATACGCGTTTACTTGCCGCCTTTAACCATCTGCATATTTTCTTGGATCCCGATCCAGATCCGGCACAAAGCTGGCAGGAGCGGGATCGTTTATTTAAGATGCCCAGATCATCATGGGAAGATTACGATCAGAAATTGATCTCAAAAGGTGGTGGGGTCTTCTCTCGGAAAGCGAAGTCGATCACATTATCATCTGAAGTCCGAACCATGCTGAAAACAGATCAGAAGAGACTGGCTCCGAATGATTTGATTCGTTTGATCCTGAAAATGGATGTCGATTTACTGTGGAATGGGGGAATCGGTACCTATGTGAAAGCCTCCCAAGAAACAGATGCTGATGTCGGTGATCGGGCTAACGATGCTGTGAGAATTAATGGTGCTGATTTGCAGGCTAAAATTGTGGGTGAAGGTGGTAACCTCGGTCTGACTCAGCTGGGACGCATTGAATACTCACTGAAAGGTGGACGAATCAATACTGATTTTGTCGATAATGTCGGTGGTGTTGATTGCTCGGATAATGAAGTCAATATTAAGATCTTCCTCAACACCTTGGTTGCTCATGGTGAGTTGACCATGAAGAAGCGTAATCAGTTACTACAATCCATGCAGGATGAAGTCGGAGAAATCGTTCTTGCCGATGCCTATCAGCAGGCGGAATCGATTTCGGTGGCGGAAGTACAAGGTGTCGCTCAGGTGAAAGAGCAAATCCGTTTTATTCATGCACTCGAAAAGAGTGGTGCTCTGGATCGGGCGCTGGAATATTTACCGGATGATGAAACATTGCTCGAGCGTGAAAAACAAGAAGTCGGGCTGACTCGTCCCGAACTTTCCGTCCTGATTGCTTACGCGAAAATGGTGCTGAAAGAGCAGTTGGCGGATGAACGGATTGCCGGTGATAGCTACCATGCTGCACAACTAATGCAATACTTCCCTTCTGAGTTACGCCGTAACTATGCTGAGTTGCTACCGACACATCCATTACGGATCGAAATCATTGCAACCGCGCTGGCAAACCAGATGGTTAATGAGATGGGCTGCAATTTTGTCTCTCGTCTGCAGGATGAAACCGGGGCCGGTGTTGTTGAGATTACCAATGCTTATTGTGCTGCCCGGGATATTTACAACCTTGACCAAATTATGGAAAAAATCCGGGGGCTGGATAATCAGGCGACAACCGGGGCTCAGTATGAAGTGCTGGGGGTTGTACGGCGATTTTTAAGACGTTTGTCCCGTTGGATTCTCCGCAATCATATGGGTAAAAAATCCGTCAATGAACTCATCGAACTTTATAAAGATGATGTACAAAAAATTGCGGCTCATCTGAATGAGGCTTTGGTAGGCAGAGAAATCAGTGATCATGATGCACTGGCCAATCGCTGGATCGGACAGGGTATCGATGAAGATATGGCTCATTATGTTTCCCGGCTCTCCAGTCTCAATTCGGCACTGGACATTTGCGTGGTTGCCAGAGAAAAAGGAATTACGGTTCAACAAACAGCTAAGCTATATTTCCACCTCGGTGTGCGTTTATCACTCCATTGGTTCTTAGAGCAAATCAATCATCAGGCGGTTGATAATAATTGGCAAACGTTGGCCCGTGCAGCCTTTAGAGAAGATCTTGACTGGCAGCAACGTCAGTTAACATCCCAGGTACTTTCTTGCGGATGTCTCGGCGAGTCATTTGATGAAATTGAGTTATTAGAACAATGGATCGAAGTGAATCAAGTGGCCTTGCAACGGTGGGAGAATATTCTCAATGAGTTTAAAGTGGGCGCTGTCCATGAATTTGCAAAATTCTCGGTAGCACTCAGGGAACTGACACTATTAAATTTGAATTGTTCGACAAATGAGTAA
- the pyrD gene encoding quinone-dependent dihydroorotate dehydrogenase codes for MLYRIARSGFFQLDAEKAHDLAIQNFKRFTGTPLDLLYRQHLPHRPVECMGLTFKNPVGLAAGLDKNGECIDAFGAMGFGFVEVGTVTPKPQPGNDKPRLFRLVEAEGIINRMGFNNQGVDQLIDNVKKANYDGVLGINIGKNKDTPIENGADDYLICMEKVYSYAGYIAVNISSPNTPGLRSLQYGEALDELLALLKAKQAELAKQHDKYVPLALKIAPDLSDDELEQICQSLLRNNIDGVIATNTTLDRSIVMGMKHANEAGGLSGRPVQLRSTEVIRKLYQELGEQIPIIGVGGIDSYVAAKEKLLAGAKLVQVYSGFIYHGPGLVKDIVKNL; via the coding sequence ATGCTTTACCGTATCGCCAGAAGTGGCTTTTTCCAGTTGGATGCCGAAAAGGCACATGATCTTGCAATTCAGAATTTTAAACGTTTTACCGGTACACCTCTTGATCTCCTTTATCGTCAGCATTTACCGCATCGTCCGGTTGAATGTATGGGCCTGACGTTCAAAAATCCGGTCGGATTAGCGGCAGGGCTGGATAAAAACGGAGAATGTATCGATGCATTTGGTGCGATGGGATTTGGTTTTGTCGAAGTGGGTACAGTCACACCAAAACCACAGCCCGGGAACGATAAACCTCGGTTGTTCCGATTGGTCGAGGCGGAAGGGATCATCAATCGCATGGGATTTAATAACCAAGGCGTTGATCAACTGATCGATAATGTCAAAAAGGCAAACTATGATGGTGTGCTGGGGATCAATATTGGTAAGAATAAAGATACTCCGATTGAAAACGGTGCAGATGATTACTTGATCTGTATGGAGAAAGTTTATTCTTATGCCGGATATATTGCTGTCAATATTTCATCGCCCAATACACCGGGATTGCGGTCACTGCAATATGGTGAAGCGTTGGATGAACTACTGGCGCTATTAAAAGCAAAACAAGCGGAGTTGGCTAAGCAACACGATAAGTATGTGCCGCTGGCGTTAAAAATTGCACCGGATTTAAGTGACGATGAACTGGAACAGATCTGTCAGTCTTTACTTCGCAACAACATCGATGGCGTGATCGCAACCAATACGACATTGGATCGTTCGATTGTGATGGGAATGAAACACGCGAACGAGGCGGGTGGTTTGAGTGGACGTCCGGTTCAACTCAGAAGTACCGAAGTGATCCGTAAGTTGTATCAAGAGCTCGGGGAGCAGATTCCAATCATTGGTGTTGGTGGGATTGATTCTTATGTGGCTGCCAAAGAAAAGCTACTGGCTGGCGCTAAACTAGTGCAGGTTTATTCTGGATTTATTTACCATGGTCCTGGTCTAGTAAAAGACATTGTCAAAAATTTATAG
- a CDS encoding cell division protein ZapC produces MLKPSDKWNWYFCDTEGHLMLDLGNEMVFKTLLPKKLLVTCAFTSGQFTVDDASDYQVFKESVAYLDLSEPRKVELVLNCVAARRFHKPVQPKSWFFDIQNTETVPHVGDIVQLKNQMNAGRFIVLEVGEYASLCASIELEAFTLAPGKELKYGQAIKVMHDRMEYVNLGSQPIALVG; encoded by the coding sequence ATGCTGAAACCGAGTGACAAATGGAACTGGTATTTTTGTGACACAGAAGGCCACTTAATGCTCGATTTGGGAAATGAGATGGTGTTTAAAACCCTTCTGCCCAAAAAGCTGCTTGTTACATGTGCTTTTACTTCTGGTCAGTTCACCGTGGATGATGCCAGTGATTACCAAGTATTTAAAGAGAGTGTTGCGTATCTGGATTTATCTGAACCAAGAAAAGTTGAATTGGTTCTAAACTGTGTCGCAGCGAGAAGATTTCATAAGCCAGTGCAACCGAAAAGCTGGTTCTTTGATATCCAGAATACTGAAACAGTCCCGCATGTCGGGGATATTGTCCAGCTGAAAAACCAAATGAACGCTGGTCGCTTTATTGTTCTGGAAGTGGGTGAATATGCCAGTTTATGTGCCAGCATTGAACTTGAAGCATTTACACTTGCTCCGGGTAAAGAACTCAAATATGGTCAGGCTATCAAAGTGATGCATGACCGTATGGAGTACGTGAACCTTGGTTCACAACCTATAGCCTTAGTTGGCTAG
- the rlmKL gene encoding bifunctional 23S rRNA (guanine(2069)-N(7))-methyltransferase RlmK/23S rRNA (guanine(2445)-N(2))-methyltransferase RlmL, which produces MHHYLATTSIGLENLLAEELNRLGVSDSQVVQAGVRFRASNELIYRCCLWSRIASRFIRVLSEFSCQDDMDLYLSASAIRWSDYLQLSGTVIVDFNGTNQSIRNSQYGAVKVKDAIVDHFTKRNLPRPTISKDRPDLRVHVRLNREKAILGIDMVGGSLHIRGYRTEAGAAPLRETLAAAMIMRSGWQGNVALLDPMCGSGTIVIEAAMIAAGIAPGINRAHWGFQSLPDYEPELWTQVKTQASVQSKKGLKQVSVPIYGYDYDSKMLNLAKENARRAGVRDLIEFQSMDAAKLQCPASFQAGLVISNPPYGERLGTEPSLIALYASLGAQLKSEFGGCKAMFLSSSDELLSCLRMRADKQFKMRNGSLPCHLKFYSIAERDETQRQMAGQEVAADFANRLRKNIAKITPWAKREQLDCYRVYDADLPDYNAAIDIYGNHVVIQEYAAPKSIAPEKAKRRLTDMIRATTQVMDVDANHIVLKVREKQKGHAQYQKMSTKAKTSQVQEYGVRFIVNLYDYLDTGLFLDHRLTRRRLGEMAKGRDFLNLFAYTGTATVHAALGGAKSTTTVDMSKTYLEWAKENMTLNKQIGRQHRYEQADCLQWLEQAKGQYDLIFIDPPTFSNSKRMAGTFDVQRDHIHLMQYLKRLLRQDGVIVFSNNKRQFKMDMAALTELQLSAENISSQTLPLDFKRHQQIHNCWLIRHRQADAE; this is translated from the coding sequence ATGCATCATTATTTAGCCACGACTTCAATCGGACTTGAGAATTTATTAGCAGAAGAATTGAACCGTTTAGGTGTCAGTGACTCCCAAGTTGTTCAGGCCGGTGTCCGGTTCCGCGCCTCCAATGAACTTATTTATCGTTGTTGCCTTTGGAGCAGAATAGCGTCACGTTTTATCCGAGTTCTCTCAGAGTTTTCGTGTCAGGATGATATGGATCTTTATCTCTCTGCATCAGCCATTCGGTGGAGTGACTACTTACAGTTATCGGGAACCGTGATTGTTGATTTCAATGGCACCAATCAGTCAATCCGGAATAGCCAGTACGGAGCGGTCAAAGTAAAAGATGCGATCGTTGATCATTTTACGAAAAGAAACTTACCGCGCCCAACGATCAGTAAGGATCGTCCGGATCTTCGGGTTCACGTCCGCCTGAATAGAGAAAAAGCAATCTTAGGGATCGACATGGTTGGAGGAAGCCTCCATATCAGAGGCTACCGGACGGAAGCTGGTGCGGCACCTTTACGGGAAACACTGGCTGCTGCAATGATCATGCGCAGTGGCTGGCAGGGCAATGTGGCGTTATTGGATCCGATGTGTGGATCCGGTACGATCGTCATTGAAGCGGCAATGATCGCTGCCGGAATTGCGCCCGGAATCAATCGGGCCCACTGGGGATTTCAGTCGTTACCTGACTATGAACCTGAGCTTTGGACCCAAGTCAAAACGCAAGCCAGTGTTCAGTCGAAAAAAGGGCTCAAACAAGTATCTGTGCCGATTTATGGTTATGACTATGATTCAAAGATGCTGAACTTGGCAAAAGAAAATGCGCGTCGTGCCGGGGTACGTGATCTGATCGAATTTCAATCAATGGATGCTGCAAAATTACAGTGTCCGGCATCTTTTCAGGCTGGCTTGGTGATTTCTAACCCGCCTTATGGGGAGCGACTGGGAACAGAGCCTAGTCTCATTGCACTGTATGCATCTTTGGGGGCGCAGCTAAAATCTGAATTTGGCGGATGTAAGGCCATGTTTCTCTCCAGCTCTGACGAATTATTAAGCTGTTTGCGGATGCGGGCTGATAAACAGTTCAAAATGAGAAATGGTTCGTTACCTTGTCACTTAAAATTCTATTCGATTGCCGAACGGGATGAGACCCAGCGCCAGATGGCGGGTCAGGAAGTCGCAGCGGACTTCGCTAACCGTTTACGTAAGAATATCGCAAAAATAACGCCATGGGCGAAACGGGAACAGCTTGACTGTTATCGTGTCTATGATGCTGATCTTCCGGACTATAATGCTGCGATCGATATATATGGCAATCATGTCGTGATTCAGGAATATGCAGCACCAAAATCGATTGCGCCAGAGAAAGCAAAACGACGTCTGACTGATATGATTCGGGCAACAACACAAGTCATGGATGTTGATGCGAATCATATTGTCCTGAAAGTACGGGAGAAGCAGAAGGGGCATGCGCAGTATCAGAAAATGTCGACTAAAGCTAAAACGTCACAAGTGCAGGAGTATGGTGTCCGGTTTATCGTTAATTTGTATGATTATCTCGATACGGGATTGTTTCTCGACCACCGCTTAACACGTCGTCGTCTGGGTGAAATGGCAAAAGGGCGTGATTTTCTTAATTTATTTGCTTACACCGGTACTGCAACCGTTCATGCGGCTTTAGGTGGCGCTAAATCAACCACAACGGTTGATATGTCAAAAACCTATCTTGAGTGGGCGAAAGAAAACATGACTCTGAATAAGCAGATCGGGCGGCAACATCGTTATGAGCAAGCGGATTGTTTACAGTGGCTTGAGCAAGCGAAAGGTCAGTATGATTTAATTTTCATTGATCCTCCAACGTTCTCAAACTCAAAGCGGATGGCTGGGACATTTGACGTCCAACGCGATCATATTCACCTCATGCAATATCTGAAGCGTCTTCTTCGTCAGGATGGTGTGATTGTGTTCTCCAATAATAAACGACAGTTTAAGATGGATATGGCTGCGCTGACTGAATTACAACTTTCTGCGGAAAATATTTCCTCACAGACGTTGCCTTTAGACTTTAAGCGGCATCAGCAGATTCATAATTGCTGGCTCATTCGTCATCGTCAAGCCGATGCGGAATAA
- a CDS encoding ABC transporter ATP-binding protein: MALMSIHNGYLAFGDHPLLDHIDFSLQENERVCLVGRNGAGKSTLMKVLCGEVHLDDGKMTVTQDVVVSRLEQDPPRDQEGTVFEYVADGLAAVGKLLQTYQELLTLVEHDPSEKNITRLAQVQEQLDHSGGWRFDERIKNVLASLNLDGHTLLTDLSGGWQRKAALARALVCDPDVLLLDEPTNHLDVTTIEWLESFLKDFKGSIIFISHDRSFIQSMATRIVDLDRGQLASFSASYEQYLTEKEELLRVEELQNAEFDKKLAQEEVWIRQGIKARRTRNEGRVRALKKLRQERSERRDVQGKVNLQLDDTVRSGKIVFEAENLSYEIDGRCIIDNFSFNVMRGDRIALIGPNGCGKSTLLKLLLGQIQPTHGRLHCGTKLEVAYFDQYREKLDPEKTVMDNLADGKQEVMVGGRPRHALSYLQDFLFSPKRARTPVKALSGGEKNRLLLARIFLRPNNLLVLDEPTNDLDIETLELLEDLLANYQGTLLLVSHDRHFVDNTVMTSWIFEGYGQIEEFVGGYHDAQQQRQQVFAARNEVIKSQASAPNLSSEPSAGASLKTNPPAKVNKGKKLSYKQQRELESLPEQLEVLEQEIATLQAQVNDADFFSQGVEQTQPVLERLDAAEAELEVAFNRWEELEALQQDSKS; this comes from the coding sequence ATGGCATTAATGAGCATTCATAACGGATATCTGGCATTTGGCGACCATCCGTTGCTGGATCATATTGACTTTTCTCTGCAAGAAAACGAGCGGGTCTGTCTGGTTGGCAGAAATGGTGCCGGGAAGTCAACATTGATGAAAGTTCTCTGTGGAGAGGTTCATCTGGACGACGGCAAAATGACCGTGACACAGGACGTGGTGGTGTCCCGTCTGGAACAGGATCCGCCCAGAGATCAGGAAGGGACGGTATTTGAGTATGTTGCCGATGGTCTTGCTGCGGTTGGTAAACTGCTCCAAACCTATCAAGAATTATTAACGTTAGTTGAACACGACCCGAGTGAGAAAAATATTACCCGACTCGCACAAGTTCAGGAACAACTGGATCATAGTGGCGGCTGGCGTTTTGATGAACGGATTAAAAATGTTCTGGCCTCGTTAAATCTCGATGGACATACCTTATTAACGGATTTGTCTGGTGGCTGGCAGCGTAAGGCGGCACTGGCCCGTGCACTGGTTTGTGATCCTGACGTATTGTTACTTGACGAACCGACCAACCATCTGGATGTCACAACGATTGAGTGGTTGGAAAGCTTTCTGAAAGACTTCAAAGGTTCAATCATCTTTATTTCGCATGACCGGAGCTTTATTCAGTCAATGGCGACTCGGATTGTTGATTTGGATCGCGGACAACTCGCCTCGTTCTCTGCCAGTTATGAACAGTACTTAACTGAAAAAGAGGAGCTGTTACGCGTTGAAGAACTGCAAAATGCTGAATTTGACAAGAAGCTGGCTCAGGAAGAAGTTTGGATTCGTCAAGGAATTAAAGCCCGTAGAACACGAAATGAAGGGCGGGTGAGAGCTCTCAAGAAACTTCGTCAGGAACGCAGCGAACGACGTGATGTACAGGGCAAAGTGAACCTACAGCTGGATGATACGGTTCGCTCCGGGAAGATTGTCTTTGAAGCTGAAAATCTTTCGTATGAGATTGATGGTCGATGCATTATTGATAACTTTAGCTTTAATGTGATGCGGGGAGACCGAATTGCCTTGATCGGGCCAAATGGTTGCGGTAAAAGTACTCTGTTAAAATTGTTATTAGGGCAAATTCAGCCGACACATGGTCGCTTACATTGTGGTACAAAACTGGAAGTTGCCTATTTTGACCAGTATCGGGAGAAGTTAGATCCGGAAAAAACGGTCATGGACAATCTGGCCGATGGTAAACAGGAAGTGATGGTCGGTGGGCGTCCGCGTCATGCTTTAAGTTATTTACAAGACTTTTTGTTTTCTCCGAAACGAGCAAGAACGCCGGTGAAAGCGTTGTCTGGCGGAGAAAAGAATCGCTTATTGTTAGCCCGAATCTTTCTTCGTCCAAATAACCTGTTGGTACTGGATGAACCGACGAACGATTTAGATATTGAGACTCTGGAACTTTTGGAAGATTTACTTGCCAATTATCAGGGTACATTGCTTTTGGTCAGCCACGATCGTCATTTTGTAGATAATACCGTCATGACAAGCTGGATTTTTGAGGGCTATGGGCAGATTGAAGAATTTGTCGGCGGATATCATGATGCGCAGCAACAGCGTCAACAAGTATTCGCCGCGAGAAATGAAGTGATCAAGAGCCAAGCGTCAGCGCCGAATTTATCTTCGGAGCCGTCTGCAGGCGCTTCACTGAAAACAAATCCACCTGCGAAGGTGAATAAAGGTAAAAAATTATCTTATAAACAGCAACGTGAACTGGAATCACTTCCGGAACAGCTTGAAGTTTTGGAACAAGAAATCGCGACACTTCAGGCCCAGGTCAACGATGCTGACTTCTTTTCGCAGGGGGTGGAACAGACTCAACCCGTTTTGGAACGCTTGGATGCCGCAGAAGCCGAGCTTGAGGTGGCATTTAACCGATGGGAAGAGCTGGAAGCATTACAACAGGATAGTAAATCATAA